Proteins co-encoded in one Kribbella solani genomic window:
- a CDS encoding SDR family NAD(P)-dependent oxidoreductase produces the protein MKDVVVAGGTTGMGREIALHYLRAGARVTVIGSTPSRGEDLLAAARELPGTAVFLHADLLSVAENHRVIKELESRYDKLDVLVLAAMVPFVRRRETVDGLEGTFVLYYLSRFILSFGLTELLERGENPIIANLGATGITKGAVNWDDLQFARKYSTVKATISGGRANDLLAVHYLQNHPDGRTKYFGIQPPYTKSGTNHLPQPLRALAKVSAALFAKPAAESVRDTLEVLEAQPAERLILRAVGRPVDPGLKTFDPRAARRLYELTKELI, from the coding sequence ATGAAGGATGTAGTGGTGGCCGGCGGCACTACCGGCATGGGCCGGGAGATCGCCTTGCACTACCTACGGGCCGGCGCGCGCGTCACGGTGATCGGCAGTACGCCGTCGCGGGGCGAGGACCTGCTGGCCGCGGCCCGGGAGCTGCCGGGAACCGCCGTGTTCCTGCACGCGGACCTGCTGTCCGTCGCGGAGAACCACCGCGTGATCAAGGAGCTCGAGAGCCGGTACGACAAGCTCGACGTGCTGGTACTGGCCGCGATGGTGCCGTTCGTGAGGCGCCGGGAGACCGTCGACGGACTCGAAGGTACGTTCGTGCTCTATTACCTGAGCCGCTTCATCCTGAGCTTCGGCCTGACCGAGCTGCTGGAGCGCGGCGAGAACCCGATCATCGCGAACCTCGGCGCCACCGGGATCACCAAGGGCGCGGTCAACTGGGACGACCTGCAGTTCGCGCGGAAGTACAGCACGGTGAAGGCGACGATCAGTGGCGGACGGGCCAATGACCTGCTCGCGGTGCACTACCTGCAGAACCACCCGGACGGCCGGACGAAGTACTTCGGCATCCAGCCGCCGTACACGAAGAGCGGGACGAACCACCTGCCGCAGCCGCTGCGCGCCCTGGCCAAGGTGAGCGCCGCGCTGTTCGCGAAGCCGGCGGCCGAGAGCGTACGGGACACCCTGGAGGTACTGGAAGCGCAGCCGGCCGAGCGGCTGATCCTGCGCGCGGTGGGCCGGCCGGTCGATCCAGGGCTGAAGACGTTCGATCCGCGGGCGGCGCGCAGGCTGTACGAGCTGACCAAGGAACTGATCTGA
- a CDS encoding YciI family protein has product MRYMIINKADGASEAGKLPGPEVAEGVGKVVEDLSKAGVLLFAEGVHRSSLGARVKVADGRRTVTDGPFAETKELVGGVIVVEVRNRDEAIEWAARLAEALDGEVEVRRVVEEADFDSDLFQH; this is encoded by the coding sequence ATGCGATACATGATCATCAACAAGGCAGATGGCGCCAGCGAGGCCGGGAAGTTGCCGGGGCCGGAGGTGGCGGAGGGAGTCGGCAAGGTGGTCGAGGACCTCTCCAAGGCCGGGGTGCTGCTGTTCGCCGAGGGCGTGCACCGCAGTTCGCTCGGTGCCCGGGTGAAGGTCGCGGACGGCCGCCGGACCGTCACCGACGGCCCGTTCGCCGAGACCAAGGAGCTGGTCGGCGGCGTGATCGTCGTCGAGGTCCGGAACCGGGACGAGGCGATCGAGTGGGCCGCCCGGCTGGCCGAGGCGCTGGACGGCGAGGTCGAGGTACGCCGCGTGGTCGAGGAAGCCGACTTCGACTCGGACCTGTTCCAGCACTGA
- a CDS encoding alpha/beta fold hydrolase: MNNKLVVPEAELYYELRGSGPLVVLIGAPMDADAFAPLAGLLASEYTVLTHDPRGVKRSTLAPGGTSTPEQRADDLARLIRHVDAGPAVVLGSSGGAVTALALAQAYPRLIRTVIAHEPPLDRLLPDADELLAKSEKMMADYLAGDVTGAWKQSFAVANIFIPDEVVEQMFGGERDPEDVAAERFWFGHEMRESITWLPDVAQLRTANIVIGIGADSTGQLCDRTSTALAAQLGIEPTRFPGGHTGFADAPEVFAEALRVELKAAPGSR, from the coding sequence ATGAACAACAAACTGGTGGTTCCCGAGGCCGAGTTGTACTACGAACTGCGCGGTTCAGGACCGTTGGTCGTCCTGATCGGTGCACCGATGGACGCCGACGCGTTCGCGCCGCTGGCCGGCCTGCTCGCATCCGAGTACACCGTGCTGACGCATGACCCGCGCGGTGTGAAGCGCAGCACGCTCGCACCCGGCGGTACGTCCACCCCGGAGCAGCGGGCCGACGACCTGGCCCGGCTGATCCGGCACGTCGACGCCGGTCCGGCCGTCGTCCTCGGTTCCAGCGGCGGAGCAGTCACCGCACTGGCGCTGGCGCAGGCGTACCCGCGGCTGATCCGTACCGTGATCGCGCACGAGCCGCCGCTCGACCGGCTGCTCCCGGACGCCGACGAGCTGCTGGCGAAGTCGGAAAAGATGATGGCCGACTACCTCGCGGGTGACGTGACCGGAGCGTGGAAGCAGTCCTTCGCGGTGGCGAACATCTTCATCCCGGACGAGGTGGTCGAGCAGATGTTCGGCGGCGAGCGCGACCCGGAGGACGTCGCGGCGGAGCGGTTCTGGTTCGGTCACGAGATGCGCGAGAGCATCACCTGGCTGCCGGACGTGGCTCAGTTGCGTACGGCCAACATCGTGATCGGGATCGGTGCCGACTCCACCGGGCAGCTGTGCGACCGTACGTCCACCGCGCTGGCCGCCCAGCTCGGTATCGAGCCGACCCGGTTCCCGGGCGGGCACACCGGCTTCGCGGACGCGCCCGAGGTGTTCGCCGAGGCCCTGCGGGTGGAGCTGAAGGCCGCGCCCGGGTCGCGGTGA
- a CDS encoding superoxide dismutase has translation MTTYTLPDLPYDYSALAPSIAGEIMELHHDKHHATYVKGLNDTLDKLAEARDKGDFGAIVGLEKTLAFNLGGHVNHSIFWKNLSPDGGDKPDGELGAAIDEFFGSFDSFQANFTASATTIQGSGWAILGWDALGGKLLIHQLYDQQGNLPAGQIPIAMLDMWEHAFYLQYKNVKPDYVKAWWNVVNWADAQARFDAARTGAAALITGA, from the coding sequence TTGACCACGTACACGCTTCCAGACCTCCCGTACGACTACAGCGCCCTGGCGCCCAGCATCGCCGGCGAGATCATGGAGCTGCACCACGACAAGCACCACGCGACCTATGTGAAGGGCCTGAACGACACCCTGGACAAGCTGGCCGAGGCCCGCGACAAGGGTGACTTCGGCGCGATCGTCGGGCTGGAGAAGACGCTCGCCTTCAACCTCGGCGGGCACGTCAACCACTCGATCTTCTGGAAGAACCTGTCCCCGGACGGCGGCGACAAGCCGGACGGCGAGCTGGGTGCCGCGATCGACGAGTTCTTCGGCTCGTTCGACAGCTTCCAGGCGAACTTCACCGCGAGCGCGACCACCATCCAGGGCTCCGGCTGGGCGATCCTCGGCTGGGACGCGCTGGGCGGCAAGCTGCTGATCCACCAGCTGTACGACCAGCAGGGCAACCTGCCGGCCGGCCAGATCCCGATCGCGATGCTGGACATGTGGGAGCACGCGTTCTACCTGCAGTACAAGAACGTGAAGCCGGACTACGTCAAGGCGTGGTGGAACGTGGTGAACTGGGCCGACGCCCAGGCCCGCTTCGACGCCGCCCGCACCGGCGCCGCCGCCCTCATCACCGGCGCCTGA
- a CDS encoding alpha/beta fold hydrolase, translated as MDTVASKDGTKIAYDRRGSGPALVLVDGALCCRAQGPMPELAELLADRYTVYNYDRRGRGDSGDAAEYAVEREIEDLAAVIEAAGGSAFAYGSSSGAALALRAAAAGLPVEKLVAFEPPYVVDDSRKQIPREWVAELQALEAGDAIRYFFTKGIGLPGIFVTMMKLMPAWKPMKAIAHTLPYDAQVVGENCFGDPMGSAQWAAIDEPVLVVNGGKSPTWMKTSTRSLATAVPGARHREIPGQNHVIKAAAIAPVIADFCR; from the coding sequence ATGGACACCGTAGCCTCGAAGGACGGGACGAAGATCGCGTACGACCGGCGGGGCAGCGGGCCCGCGCTGGTACTGGTCGACGGCGCGCTGTGCTGCCGGGCGCAAGGACCGATGCCCGAACTGGCCGAGCTGCTCGCGGACCGGTACACCGTGTACAACTACGACCGGCGTGGGCGCGGGGATTCCGGGGACGCGGCCGAGTACGCGGTCGAGCGGGAGATCGAGGACCTGGCCGCCGTGATCGAGGCGGCCGGCGGGTCAGCGTTCGCGTACGGGTCGTCGTCCGGCGCGGCGCTGGCGCTCCGGGCGGCCGCGGCGGGGCTGCCGGTCGAGAAGCTGGTCGCGTTCGAGCCGCCGTACGTGGTGGACGACAGCCGCAAGCAGATCCCGCGCGAGTGGGTCGCCGAACTCCAGGCGCTCGAGGCGGGCGATGCGATCAGGTACTTCTTCACCAAAGGGATCGGGCTGCCCGGGATCTTCGTCACGATGATGAAGCTGATGCCGGCCTGGAAACCGATGAAGGCGATCGCGCACACGCTGCCGTACGACGCTCAGGTGGTCGGCGAGAACTGCTTCGGCGACCCGATGGGCTCCGCCCAGTGGGCCGCGATCGACGAGCCGGTCCTGGTGGTGAACGGGGGCAAGAGCCCGACCTGGATGAAAACCTCCACCAGATCCCTCGCCACCGCCGTCCCCGGCGCCCGGCACAGGGAAATCCCCGGCCAGAACCACGTCATCAAGGCCGCCGCCATCGCCCCAGTAATCGCCGACTTCTGTCGCTGA
- a CDS encoding sigma-70 family RNA polymerase sigma factor produces MTVTDAGGAVDAVWRIESARIIAGVARIVRDVGLAEELAQDALVAALEQWPESGVPKNPGAWLMTIAKRRAIDLIRRKETYQRKLAEMGHELEIDGESVEDDVEAILEDHIEDDLLRLVFTACHPVLTMDARVTLTLKLLGGLKTDEIARAFLAPEPTIAQRIVRAKRNLAKAGVEFEVPSGPDLLDRLSSVLEVVYLIYNEGYSATAGDDWMRPALANEAMRLGRLLVELMPTEPEVLGLLALMELQSSRAGARTGPDGEPVLLLDQDRRRWDRLLIRRGLEGIDRAWALEKPPGPYLLQAAIAACHARAADPEDTDWARIAGLYAVLAQVAPSPVVELNQAVAISMAFGPARGLEAVDLLADEPSLKDYHLLPSVRGDLLFKLGRYAEARAEFERAAGLTRNERERKLLLERAAVSETEM; encoded by the coding sequence GTGACGGTTACTGATGCGGGTGGGGCGGTCGACGCGGTTTGGCGGATCGAGTCGGCGCGGATCATCGCGGGTGTGGCCCGGATCGTGCGGGACGTCGGGCTGGCCGAGGAGCTGGCTCAGGACGCGCTGGTGGCGGCGCTGGAGCAGTGGCCCGAGTCCGGCGTACCGAAGAATCCGGGTGCCTGGCTGATGACGATCGCCAAGCGGCGCGCGATCGACCTGATCCGGCGCAAGGAGACGTACCAGCGCAAGCTCGCCGAAATGGGCCATGAGCTGGAGATCGACGGCGAGAGCGTCGAGGACGACGTGGAGGCCATCCTCGAAGACCACATCGAGGACGACCTGCTCCGGCTCGTGTTCACCGCCTGTCACCCCGTACTCACCATGGACGCCCGGGTCACGCTGACGCTGAAACTGCTCGGCGGCCTGAAGACCGATGAGATCGCGCGCGCGTTCCTCGCCCCGGAGCCGACGATCGCGCAGCGGATCGTCCGGGCCAAGCGCAACCTGGCCAAGGCCGGCGTCGAGTTCGAGGTGCCGTCCGGCCCGGACCTGCTGGATCGGCTCTCGTCGGTGCTCGAAGTCGTGTACCTGATCTACAACGAGGGGTACTCCGCGACCGCCGGCGACGACTGGATGCGGCCGGCGCTGGCCAACGAGGCGATGCGGCTCGGCCGGCTGCTCGTGGAGCTGATGCCGACCGAGCCCGAGGTCCTCGGCCTGCTCGCGCTGATGGAGCTGCAGTCGTCCCGCGCGGGAGCCCGCACCGGCCCCGACGGCGAGCCGGTGCTGCTGCTCGACCAGGACCGCCGCCGCTGGGACCGGCTGCTGATCCGGCGCGGACTCGAAGGCATCGACCGGGCCTGGGCGCTGGAGAAACCACCTGGCCCGTACCTGCTGCAAGCCGCCATCGCCGCCTGTCACGCCCGCGCGGCCGACCCCGAAGACACCGACTGGGCCCGGATCGCCGGTCTGTACGCGGTCCTCGCCCAGGTCGCGCCCTCGCCGGTCGTGGAGCTGAACCAGGCGGTCGCGATCTCGATGGCGTTCGGTCCGGCGCGCGGCCTGGAAGCGGTGGATCTGCTCGCGGACGAGCCGTCGCTGAAGGACTACCACCTGCTGCCGAGCGTACGCGGCGACCTGCTCTTCAAACTCGGGCGGTACGCCGAGGCGCGGGCCGAGTTCGAGAGGGCCGCCGGGCTGACCCGCAACGAACGCGAACGCAAGCTGCTGCTCGAACGGGCTGCCGTCAGCGAAACTGAAATGTGA
- a CDS encoding methyltransferase, with amino-acid sequence MDDVIAVDDGISADRALRLINRGSALLWTGDFQNAKQLLAALGRRVPAIRIGSFPNQRRRQAERVRVLNALLIPLADHRVPLRRAPDVRAACDQAYGPSGGERTVPLRELLGVIGAHQLRLRGVHVPALGDRIHPHYGVFAPTRSEYADLVAEQPLPAAGTAFDVGTGTGVLTAILARRGVRQLVATDNNPRAVACARSNLARLQVTATVLETDLFPPGTADLIVCNPPWIPAKPLTPLDQAVYDEDSRMLRDFLGKSREHLRPGGEVWLVMSDLAEHLGLRQPDEIPLLARTAGLTLSGRRHVSPHHTRARAQETTSLWRLT; translated from the coding sequence ATGGACGACGTCATCGCCGTCGACGACGGCATCTCCGCGGACCGGGCACTGCGCCTGATCAACCGCGGCTCCGCACTTCTTTGGACAGGTGATTTCCAGAACGCGAAACAACTTCTCGCCGCGCTCGGGCGGCGAGTGCCGGCCATCCGGATCGGCTCCTTTCCCAACCAGCGCCGCCGCCAGGCCGAGCGCGTCCGGGTCCTGAACGCGCTACTGATCCCCCTGGCCGATCACCGGGTCCCGCTGCGGCGAGCACCCGACGTACGCGCCGCCTGCGATCAGGCCTATGGCCCGTCCGGCGGTGAGCGGACGGTTCCGTTGCGGGAACTGCTGGGTGTCATCGGAGCGCATCAACTACGACTCCGAGGCGTGCACGTACCCGCGCTCGGCGACCGCATCCATCCGCACTATGGCGTGTTCGCGCCGACCAGATCCGAGTACGCCGATCTGGTTGCCGAGCAACCGCTGCCGGCCGCGGGCACCGCGTTCGACGTCGGCACCGGAACCGGGGTGCTCACCGCGATCCTGGCCCGCCGCGGGGTTCGGCAGCTGGTTGCCACTGACAACAACCCGCGCGCGGTCGCCTGCGCCCGCTCGAACTTGGCACGCTTGCAGGTCACCGCCACCGTGCTGGAGACCGACCTGTTCCCGCCCGGTACGGCGGATCTCATCGTGTGCAACCCACCATGGATCCCGGCGAAGCCGCTCACGCCGCTCGACCAAGCGGTCTACGACGAGGACAGCCGCATGCTCCGCGACTTCCTCGGAAAGTCCCGCGAGCATCTCCGGCCAGGCGGGGAGGTGTGGCTGGTGATGTCGGATCTCGCCGAGCACCTGGGCCTGAGGCAACCGGACGAGATACCCCTCCTGGCCCGAACCGCCGGCCTCACGCTCAGCGGCCGACGGCACGTCAGCCCACACCACACCCGAGCACGAGCCCAAGAAACAACCTCCCTCTGGCGCCTGACGTAG
- a CDS encoding glycine--tRNA ligase, with amino-acid sequence MRFAVLTMQDALLALTKYWTDRGCMVVQPFNTEVGAGTLNPATILRVLGPEPWRVAYVEPSVRPDDARYGENPNRLQTHTQFQVVLKPDPGNPQELFLDSLTALGIDIDAHDVRFVEDNWANPATGSWGLGWEVWLDGLEITQFTYFQQAGGMTLDPVSVEITYGIERIMMALQGVSHFKDIAYAPGISYGEAFGQAEYEMSRYYLDDADVESQKRLFEEYANEARRMIDDRLPVPAHIQVLRCSHTFNVLDARGAVSTTERAKAFGRMRTLAREVSRLWAERRDELKHPLGQAELPPAAEEPTEFPASSGTRQLTFEIGTEEMPPSEVTKTAAAVQTALEEKLAATRLGHGRITTYATPRRVVAFVAEVQAGEPDADRVVRGPRKSAAYDADGNVTKAAAGFARGQGVDASELHALDVDGVEYVAVTKPDPGRAAAEVLSGVLKEIVAGLRSDKNMRWNDANLSFTRPIRWLVALLGDQVVPVSVSSLAAGRTTRVHRTAAQPKVEIAAAEGYLDLLRIHGIEADPARRRSQIVDAAAELAAKVQGTVDVEGEAALVDQIVNLIEEPTPILGGFEADYLDLPSEILTTVMRKHQRYLPVRDADGKLLPHFVAVANGSVDADLVRAGNEAVLRARYEDAAFFWRADLDTPLESMKGELEKLAFEERLGSMADRAGRIGRIAESLAAKVELGGDDLTTLKRAAELAKFDLGSQMVVELTSLAGTMAREYARRAGETEGVAQALYDMELPRSAGDPVPSTIPGALLALADRFDLLAGLFGIGAKPTGSSDPFALRRAAGGVVAILREHPELRAITLPVGLQAAADEIGAQGIEVPAESLAEVAEFTVRRYEQQLIDRGDDHLQVAAVLPLATAPVVADEALTALQGLVGNGEFADLVAVLQRVRRIVPEGTEAAYDSSKLTEPAEVVLHGAVEKIGEAPTGLADFVAAASVLVEPVNAFFDEILVMAKEPELRAARLGLLATISKLAAPVLDWQALGTSLSPAE; translated from the coding sequence ATGAGGTTTGCTGTGCTCACCATGCAGGACGCGCTGCTGGCGCTGACGAAGTACTGGACCGACCGCGGCTGCATGGTCGTGCAGCCGTTCAACACCGAGGTCGGTGCCGGGACGCTGAACCCGGCCACGATCCTCCGGGTGCTCGGTCCCGAGCCGTGGCGGGTGGCGTACGTCGAGCCGAGTGTCCGCCCGGACGACGCCCGCTACGGCGAGAACCCGAACCGCCTGCAGACGCACACCCAGTTCCAGGTCGTGCTCAAACCGGACCCGGGGAACCCGCAGGAACTGTTCCTGGACAGCCTGACCGCGCTCGGGATCGACATCGACGCGCACGACGTCCGGTTCGTCGAGGACAACTGGGCGAACCCGGCGACCGGTTCGTGGGGTCTCGGCTGGGAGGTCTGGCTGGACGGCCTGGAGATCACCCAGTTCACGTACTTCCAGCAGGCCGGCGGGATGACGCTGGACCCGGTGTCGGTGGAGATCACCTACGGCATCGAGCGGATCATGATGGCGCTGCAGGGCGTCTCGCACTTCAAGGACATCGCGTACGCGCCGGGCATCTCGTACGGTGAGGCGTTCGGCCAGGCCGAGTACGAGATGAGCAGGTACTACCTGGACGACGCCGACGTGGAGTCGCAGAAGCGCCTGTTCGAGGAGTACGCGAACGAGGCCCGCCGGATGATCGACGACCGGCTGCCGGTGCCGGCGCACATTCAGGTACTGCGCTGCTCGCACACGTTCAACGTGCTGGACGCCCGCGGCGCGGTGAGTACGACCGAGCGCGCCAAGGCGTTCGGCCGGATGCGGACGCTGGCGCGCGAGGTGTCGCGACTGTGGGCCGAGCGCCGCGACGAGCTGAAACACCCGTTGGGTCAGGCCGAGCTGCCGCCCGCGGCGGAGGAGCCGACCGAGTTCCCGGCGAGCAGCGGGACGCGGCAGCTGACGTTCGAGATCGGCACCGAGGAGATGCCGCCGTCGGAGGTCACCAAGACGGCCGCGGCGGTGCAGACCGCGCTGGAGGAGAAGCTGGCCGCGACCCGGCTCGGGCACGGCAGGATCACCACGTACGCGACGCCGCGGCGCGTGGTCGCGTTCGTCGCCGAGGTGCAGGCCGGCGAGCCGGACGCCGACCGGGTGGTCCGTGGTCCGCGGAAGTCGGCCGCGTACGACGCCGACGGCAATGTCACCAAGGCCGCCGCCGGGTTCGCCCGTGGTCAGGGGGTGGACGCGAGCGAGCTGCACGCCCTGGACGTCGACGGCGTCGAGTACGTCGCGGTGACGAAGCCGGACCCGGGCCGTGCCGCGGCCGAGGTGCTGAGCGGCGTACTGAAGGAGATCGTCGCCGGGCTGCGCTCGGACAAGAACATGCGCTGGAACGACGCGAACCTGTCGTTCACCCGGCCGATCCGCTGGCTGGTCGCGCTGCTCGGCGATCAGGTCGTACCGGTCTCGGTGTCGTCGCTCGCGGCCGGCCGGACCACCCGCGTACACCGGACCGCGGCCCAGCCGAAGGTGGAGATCGCGGCCGCCGAGGGGTACCTGGACCTGCTGCGGATCCACGGGATCGAGGCCGATCCGGCCCGCCGGCGGTCCCAGATCGTCGACGCCGCCGCCGAGCTGGCCGCGAAGGTCCAGGGCACGGTCGACGTCGAGGGCGAGGCCGCGCTGGTCGACCAGATCGTCAACCTGATCGAGGAGCCGACGCCGATCCTGGGTGGGTTCGAGGCCGACTACCTGGACCTGCCGAGCGAGATCCTGACCACGGTGATGCGCAAGCATCAGCGGTACCTGCCGGTCCGGGATGCTGACGGCAAGCTGCTCCCGCATTTTGTTGCCGTGGCCAACGGTTCGGTCGACGCCGACCTGGTCCGGGCCGGCAACGAAGCGGTGCTGCGGGCCCGGTACGAGGACGCGGCGTTCTTCTGGCGGGCCGATCTGGACACGCCGCTGGAGTCGATGAAGGGCGAGCTGGAGAAGCTGGCCTTCGAGGAGCGGCTCGGGTCGATGGCCGACCGGGCCGGGCGGATCGGCCGGATCGCGGAGTCGCTGGCCGCGAAGGTCGAGCTGGGCGGCGACGACCTGACCACGCTGAAGCGGGCCGCCGAGCTGGCGAAGTTCGACCTCGGTTCGCAGATGGTGGTCGAGCTGACCAGCCTGGCCGGCACGATGGCTCGCGAGTACGCGCGCCGCGCCGGTGAGACCGAGGGCGTCGCGCAGGCGCTGTACGACATGGAGCTGCCGCGATCGGCCGGTGATCCGGTGCCGTCGACGATTCCGGGTGCGCTGCTCGCGCTGGCGGATCGGTTCGATCTGCTGGCCGGGCTGTTCGGGATCGGCGCGAAGCCGACCGGAAGCTCGGACCCGTTCGCGTTGCGGCGGGCGGCCGGCGGAGTGGTCGCGATCCTGCGCGAGCACCCGGAGCTGCGGGCGATCACGTTGCCGGTCGGGCTGCAGGCCGCGGCGGACGAGATCGGTGCCCAGGGCATCGAGGTGCCGGCCGAATCGCTGGCGGAGGTGGCCGAGTTCACGGTCCGGCGGTACGAGCAGCAGCTGATCGATCGTGGGGACGACCATCTTCAGGTCGCCGCGGTGTTGCCGTTGGCAACTGCTCCGGTGGTGGCGGACGAGGCGCTGACGGCGTTGCAGGGGCTGGTCGGGAACGGTGAGTTCGCCGATCTGGTGGCCGTGTTGCAGCGGGTGCGGCGGATTGTTCCGGAGGGCACCGAGGCGGCGTACGACTCGAGCAAGCTGACCGAGCCGGCCGAGGTTGTACTGCATGGCGCGGTGGAGAAGATCGGCGAGGCGCCGACCGGGCTGGCTGACTTCGTCGCGGCGGCGTCGGTGCTGGTGGAGCCGGTGAACGCGTTCTTCGACGAGATCCTGGTGATGGCGAAGGAGCCGGAGCTCCGGGCAGCCCGGCTGGGCTTGCTCGCCACGATCAGCAAACTCGCCGCCCCGGTGCTCGACTGGCAAGCCCTCGGCACCAGCCTGAGCCCAGCCGAATGA
- a CDS encoding pyridoxal-phosphate dependent enzyme: MSGFGVVEVAGRAAEVAPRLRAYLPPTPFVRYDAFSDELGAELLVKCEHQQRTGSFKARGALAKVLTLTDAQRAAGVITASTGNHGLGVGNALAMLGGHGIVYLPENAAPGKVAALRRLGLELRAEGNDTGALELKARAYATDHGLTYVPPYNDPDVIAGQGTIAVEILDQLRTAGGQLDTEELDAIVVSVGGGGLISGVAAVLKQALPGIRVYGAQPAVDDAMAASVRAGEIVQVDAQPTLSDGTAGSVEPGSITFGLCRELVDDWVLVEEDAIRAALRLVIDTEHQLIEGSAALAFAAARERRTELAGKRVAVVSCGGNMSSSTLVTALA, translated from the coding sequence ATGAGCGGTTTCGGGGTGGTTGAGGTTGCCGGACGGGCGGCGGAGGTTGCCCCGCGCCTGCGGGCGTATCTGCCGCCGACGCCGTTCGTTCGGTACGACGCGTTCAGCGACGAGCTGGGTGCCGAGCTGCTGGTGAAATGTGAGCACCAGCAGCGCACCGGTTCGTTCAAAGCGCGTGGTGCGCTGGCGAAGGTGCTCACCCTGACCGACGCGCAACGTGCGGCCGGGGTGATCACGGCGTCCACCGGCAACCACGGCCTCGGCGTCGGCAACGCGCTGGCGATGCTCGGCGGACACGGCATCGTGTACCTGCCGGAGAACGCCGCACCGGGCAAAGTGGCCGCCCTCCGTCGGCTCGGCCTGGAACTACGGGCCGAAGGCAACGACACCGGCGCCCTGGAACTGAAGGCCCGGGCGTACGCGACCGATCATGGTCTGACGTACGTTCCGCCGTACAACGACCCGGACGTCATCGCCGGGCAAGGCACCATCGCCGTCGAGATCCTTGACCAGCTACGCACGGCCGGCGGGCAACTCGATACCGAGGAGCTGGACGCGATTGTCGTATCGGTGGGTGGCGGCGGTCTGATCAGCGGTGTCGCCGCGGTACTGAAGCAGGCCCTCCCCGGCATCCGCGTGTACGGCGCGCAGCCGGCCGTCGACGACGCGATGGCCGCGTCCGTACGCGCCGGTGAGATCGTCCAGGTCGACGCGCAACCAACCCTGTCGGACGGTACGGCAGGCAGCGTCGAGCCGGGCAGCATCACCTTCGGCCTGTGCCGTGAACTGGTTGACGACTGGGTGCTGGTCGAGGAGGACGCGATCCGCGCAGCGCTCCGGCTGGTGATCGACACCGAGCACCAGTTGATCGAGGGCTCCGCGGCGCTCGCGTTCGCGGCCGCGCGGGAGCGCCGTACCGAGCTGGCCGGGAAACGGGTCGCGGTCGTGTCCTGCGGTGGCAACATGTCGTCGTCGACCTTGGTGACCGCGCTTGCGTGA